One genomic window of Pocillopora verrucosa isolate sample1 chromosome 8, ASM3666991v2, whole genome shotgun sequence includes the following:
- the LOC131780386 gene encoding substance-P receptor-like translates to MSGMMAVNNSSIAGVANLNSSVVNGYFPVSATVWITVAYVAIFVFGFFGNICIIYIVVSRKQMRTKFNFLVVNMAVGDLLVSLFIMPFEVKSLYIGLAWIPGAVGKVTCKLFSFLGNLSFAVSIVTLVFMTVDRYFAILHPLRDMRFIRNTKLVTAVIWISSSLFFLLYLLVFDVVKSADGFHWECGMVWNFFSSDRSVQVSISRAYFMTMFLILYLVPLVFIAWVHVLIGRHVCSRQIPGEPTAHQRHQNELSRRKVLRMIIIVVVTFALCWLPAHIQHLLIFYFTNTYNALLKVERLNSVLYFLAHANSAINPCLLLGLNQGFKYEFRGILRCLFCRNLVPTRRSIGTEPPVVVTRIRMTVRQCSNTVIPLRIQQRPRSQSCTF, encoded by the exons ATGAGTGGCATGATGGCGGTAAATAATTCTTCTATTGCAG GTGTGGCAAACTTGAATTCATCAGTTGTCAACGGTTACTTTCCTGTGAGCGCTACTGTATGGATAACTGTAGCATATGTGGCTATCTTCGTCTTCGGCTTCTTTGGTAACATCTGTATCATTTACATTGTGGTTTCTCGAAAACAGATGAGGactaaattcaatttcttaGTTGTAAATATGGCAGTTGGAGATCTACTTGTTTCTCTCTTCATTATGCCGTTTGAG GTGAAAAGTCTTTACATTGGCCTGGCATGGATCCCAGGGGCGGTGGGAAAAGTCACGTGCAAGCTTTTTAGTTTCCTAGGGAACTTGTCATTCGCTGTCAGCATCGTAACACTTGTCTTCATGACAGTGGATCGTTATTTCGCCATTCTTCATCCACTTCGAGATATGCGTTTCATTCGAAACACAAAACTGGTCACCGCTGTGATATGGATCTCGTCTTCCCTGTTTTTCCTGCTGTATCTATTGGTCTTTGACGTTGTAAAGAGTGCTGATGGCTTTCATTGGGAATGCGGAATggtttggaatttcttttcctctgatAGAAGTGTCCAGGTTTCTATCAGCAGAGCCTATTTCATGACCATGTTCTTGATACTGTATTTGGTTCCTCTTGTTTTCATCGCATGGGTACATGTTCTCATTGGTCGACATGTTTGTTCACGCCAGATCCCAGGGGAGCCGACAGCCCATCAGAGACATCAAAATGAACTGTCCAGGCGCAAGGTATTGCGCATGATCATCATCGTGGTGGTGACGTTTGCGCTGTGTTGGTTGCCAGCTCACATCCAGCATTTActcattttctattttactaACACTTATAATGCTTTGCTCAAAGTTGAACGCCTGAATTCCGTTTTATATTTTCTAGCACACGCCAATAGTGCCATAAACCCTTGTTTGCTTCTTGGTTTAAACCAAGGATTCAAATATGAATTCAGGGGAATTCTCAGATGTCTTTTTTGCCGAAATCTCGTTCCCACGAGAAGAAGCATTGGCACAGAACCACCCGTTGTTGTAACTCGCATACGAATGACTGTACGTCAATGTAGTAACACTGTTATCCCTCTTCGTATTCAACAGCGTCCACGGTCTCAGAGCTGTacgttttga
- the LOC131784996 gene encoding tachykinin-like peptides receptor 86C: MAVNNSSIADVANLNLSVVNSYFPVSSTVWIAVAYVVIFVFGFFGNICIIYIVVSRKQMRTKFNFLIVNMAVGDLLVSLFVMPFEMSDNFPIVKLFYTGIAWIPGVVGKVTCKLVKFMGALSIAVSIITLVFITVDRYFAILHPLRDMRFIRNTKLVTAVIWILSFLFFLLHLLLYDVVKSADGFHWECRMVWIFLSSDISVQVSIFRAYFMTLFLILYLVPLVVIAWVHILIGRHVCSRQIPGEPTAHQRHQNELSKRKVLRMIIIVVVTFALCWLPTHIQHLLSSYFTNTYRALLKVEHLESSLYFLAHANSAINPCLFIGLNQRFNNEFRGILRCLFCRNPFLTRRSIGTEPPVVLTRIRKTVRQCSNTAIPLHTQQRPRSQSCSF; the protein is encoded by the exons ATGGCGGTAAATAATTCTTCTATTGCAG ATGTGGCAAACTTGAATTTATCAGTTGTCAACAGTTACTTTCCTGTGAGCAGTACTGTATGGATAGCTGTAGCATATGTGGTTATATTCGTCTTCGGCTTCTTTGGTAACATCTGTATCATTTACATTGTGGTTTCTCGTAAACAGATGAGGactaaattcaattttttaattgtaaatatgGCAGTTGGAGATCTACTTGTTTCTCTCTTCGTTATGCCGTTTGAGATGAGTGACAATTTTCCAATT GTGAAATTGTTTTACACTGGCATTGCATGGATCCCAGGGGTAGTGGGAAAAGTCACGTGCAAGCTTGTTAAGTTCATGGGGGCCTTGTCAATCGCTGTCAGCATCATAACACTTGTCTTCATTACAGTGGATCGTTACTTCGCCATTCTTCATCCACTTCGAGATATGCGTTTCATTCGAAACACAAAACTGGTCACTGCTGTGATATGGATCTTGtctttcctgtttttcttgctGCATCTCTTGCTTTATGACGTTGTAAAGAGTGCTGATGGCTTTCATTGGGAATGCAGAATGGTTTGGATTTTCCTTTCCTCAGACATAAGTGTCCAGGTTTCTATCTTCAGAGCCTATTTCATGACCCTGTTCTTGATACTGTATTTGGTTCCTCTTGTTGTCATAGCATGGGTCCATATTCTTATTGGTCGACATGTTTGTTCACGCCAGATCCCAGGGGAGCCGACAGCCCATCAGCGACATCAAAATGAACTGTCCAAGCGCAAGGTACTACGCATGATCATCATCGTGGTGGTGACGTTTGCGCTGTGTTGGTTGCCAACTCACATCCAGCATTTACTGTCTTCCTATTTTACCAACACTTATAGAGCTTTGCTTAAAGTTGAACATCTGGAATCCAGTTTATATTTTCTAGCACACGCCAATAGTGCCATAAATCCTTGTCTATTTATTGGTTTGAACCAAAGATTCAACAATGAGTTCAGGGGAATTCTCAGATGTCTTTTTTGCCGAAATCCCTTTCTCACGAGAAGAAGCATTGGCACAGAACCACCCGTTGTTCTAACTCGCATACGAAAGACTGTACGTCAATGTAGTAACACTGCAATCCCTCTTCACACTCAACAGCGTCCTCGGTCTCAGAGCTGTTCGTTTtga